A single window of Chitinophaga sp. XS-30 DNA harbors:
- a CDS encoding DNA alkylation repair protein, with protein MSLIKDIYSRPFYEKFAGTAAAVIPAFDKKLFIRRIFTTGFKDMEWKERMQHTTGVLHTFLPEDFGKAAKLITQLIGRLRKDDTGEDSLAYIFFADYIAAYGLEHYDHAVKAIETVTQFVSCEFAVRPFILKYGERMIGQMTAWSLHPHHKVRRLASEGSRPRLPWAMALPALKKDPSPLFPLLENLKNDPSEWVRRSVANSLNDIAKDHPDVVISIAAQWSGISRETDAIIKHGCRTLLKQGHADVLRHFRLASDHISLSGFDIITPKVKVGGHLEFSFAVSNRNKTAHTIRLEYGIHYKTAKGMSARKVFKISEKLYAPGAEVTVLRKQSFRPITTRRFYPGQHRLSIILNGAEKAWKNFELKPA; from the coding sequence ATGAGCCTGATCAAAGACATCTACTCCCGCCCCTTCTACGAAAAATTTGCCGGCACCGCGGCAGCCGTTATTCCCGCTTTCGATAAAAAGCTGTTCATCCGCAGGATCTTTACCACCGGGTTCAAAGACATGGAATGGAAAGAAAGGATGCAGCATACCACCGGCGTATTGCATACTTTCCTGCCGGAAGATTTCGGCAAAGCGGCAAAGCTGATCACACAACTGATCGGCAGACTGCGCAAGGACGATACGGGAGAAGACAGTCTCGCCTATATATTCTTTGCAGATTATATTGCCGCATACGGCCTGGAGCACTATGATCATGCCGTTAAAGCGATCGAGACCGTTACGCAGTTCGTAAGCTGCGAATTTGCCGTGCGGCCATTCATCCTGAAGTATGGCGAGCGGATGATCGGGCAAATGACCGCCTGGTCCCTGCACCCGCATCATAAGGTCAGGCGCCTGGCCAGCGAAGGCAGCCGTCCCCGCCTGCCCTGGGCCATGGCTTTACCGGCATTGAAGAAAGACCCTTCCCCGCTGTTCCCCCTGCTGGAAAATCTGAAAAATGATCCCTCTGAATGGGTGAGAAGAAGTGTGGCGAATAGCCTGAATGATATCGCCAAAGACCATCCGGATGTGGTCATCAGCATTGCGGCACAGTGGAGCGGCATCAGCAGGGAAACAGACGCTATCATCAAACATGGCTGCCGCACCCTGCTGAAACAGGGCCATGCTGATGTACTCCGGCATTTCAGGCTGGCATCCGACCATATTTCACTTTCAGGATTCGATATCATCACACCTAAAGTAAAGGTCGGCGGGCATCTGGAATTCAGTTTCGCTGTAAGCAACCGGAACAAAACGGCACATACGATCCGGCTGGAATACGGCATTCATTACAAAACGGCAAAAGGCATGTCCGCCAGGAAAGTGTTCAAGATCAGCGAGAAGCTGTACGCTCCCGGCGCGGAAGTAACCGTGCTGCGGAAACAGTCGTTCAGGCCGATCACTACCCGCAGGTTCTATCCGGGGCAGCACCGTTTATCCATCATCCTTAACGGAGCAGAGAAAGCATGGAAGAATTTTGAGCTGAAACCGGCCTAA
- a CDS encoding ankyrin repeat domain-containing protein — translation MDTPLDAFIRESAWHGTLDAAGAILAANPEIAEQNIYAAAILGNDTAVRRFLQQDPQLATAKGGPLERDALTYLCFSRYLRLDASRSEGFVRAAKALLDAGASADTGFFDTSHRPLPEWESALYGAAGVAFHAGLTRLLMAHGANPNDEEVPYHAPETYDNSALEILLQSRRLSAESLSTMLLRKADFHDYNGIRLLLEAGADPNYMTRWHYTPFQQALRRDNAFRNIEVMLDHGADPLLANRYDGRSAVAIAARRGRGDALAAFRELDIPLALTGVERLAAACAMNDADTIQDIRDNEPASVSVLLTNGGTFLAEFAGVGNAAGVACLLDLGVDIDALYGGDPYFEIPFGSTALHVAAWKAMHETVQILIDRGASLDVKDRNGQSALQLAVRACTDSWWMDRRKPDSIAALLRAGASAEGVGYPTGYEEADRLLKNS, via the coding sequence ATGGACACCCCCTTGGATGCCTTTATCCGGGAGAGCGCCTGGCATGGTACGCTGGATGCCGCCGGTGCGATCCTGGCCGCCAATCCGGAGATTGCGGAGCAGAATATCTATGCTGCCGCCATTCTCGGCAATGATACCGCTGTGCGCCGTTTTCTGCAGCAGGACCCGCAGCTGGCGACAGCGAAGGGCGGGCCGCTGGAACGGGATGCGCTGACCTATCTTTGTTTCTCCCGGTATCTTCGGCTGGATGCTTCCCGTTCCGAAGGTTTCGTCCGTGCAGCCAAAGCTTTGCTGGATGCAGGGGCAAGTGCTGATACCGGTTTCTTTGACACCAGCCACCGACCTCTGCCGGAATGGGAGAGTGCGCTTTACGGCGCCGCCGGCGTAGCATTTCATGCCGGTCTTACCCGTTTGCTGATGGCGCACGGCGCCAATCCGAATGATGAAGAAGTGCCTTATCATGCCCCTGAAACATATGATAATTCCGCGCTGGAGATCCTGCTGCAAAGCCGCCGCCTCTCGGCGGAAAGCCTCTCCACCATGTTGCTGCGAAAAGCTGATTTTCATGATTACAATGGCATCCGTCTGCTGCTGGAAGCCGGCGCCGATCCCAATTACATGACCCGGTGGCATTATACGCCATTCCAGCAGGCTTTGCGCCGCGATAATGCTTTCCGGAACATTGAAGTGATGCTTGATCATGGAGCGGACCCTTTGCTGGCAAACCGGTACGACGGCCGGTCTGCTGTAGCCATCGCCGCAAGGCGCGGGCGGGGGGATGCGCTGGCAGCCTTCAGGGAGCTGGACATACCGCTGGCATTAACAGGAGTGGAACGCCTGGCTGCAGCCTGTGCAATGAATGATGCGGACACGATACAGGATATCCGGGATAATGAGCCGGCTTCCGTCAGCGTATTGCTGACTAACGGCGGTACTTTCCTCGCGGAATTTGCGGGAGTGGGGAATGCAGCGGGTGTAGCGTGTTTGCTGGACCTTGGTGTGGATATAGATGCGCTGTACGGCGGGGACCCTTATTTCGAAATCCCCTTCGGAAGCACGGCGCTGCACGTAGCCGCCTGGAAAGCGATGCATGAAACGGTACAAATCCTGATCGACCGTGGCGCTTCCCTGGATGTAAAGGACCGTAACGGGCAGAGCGCCCTGCAACTCGCTGTCCGCGCCTGTACGGATTCCTGGTGGATGGACAGGAGAAAGCCTGACTCGATAGCCGCTTTGCTGCGTGCCGGTGCATCGGCGGAAGGAGTGGGCTATCCGACCGGGTATGAGGAAGCAGACCGGTTGCTGAAAAACAGCTGA
- a CDS encoding ABC transporter permease, with protein MLKHYLKTALRHLYQQKLLSIINIGGLALGMAGAILLILGIRHELSFEKFHEKKERIYKVYGSGIVDGRLQSSSTMPAPLAPVLEKDYPGIKGMTRIVGTGKLLGYGDQKLSAYGNYADPYFLQMFTFPLLKGNAGTALDDRQSIVITESLGRKIFGKGDPFGKTIQLDNKEHVTVTGILKDLPGNTEFKFDYLLPWSQSGIGYHWDHINTAIFVELQPSVDIDVMNANIKDVMGRYDEGNKTTLFLHRLDKLHLYGQFENGKVAGGNISNLRFLGILAGIMLLIGCINYINLGTARSEKRAREVGVRKVAGAPKKVLVFQFIGESVLLAFFAGLLALVFVQLALPMFSAIVKADLGIAYRSASFWLGLAGFIILTGVLAGSYPAFYLSSFKPSAVMKGPLKGGKGQVTPRKILVVVQFMFAIFLINFTIIFKQQINFGMSREPGFVKENLVFHYLTDDLRKNYTVVKDELIRSGLALSVCQSSTTVTKSTAGLGGLKWEGMNNEANTSFGLITTSGDFVETNGLTLIAGRDLDVDRYPADTRACLINEAAAKAIGFKDPVGRIMLDDSVQWKIIGVVKDFLIGAPIGNVQPLIIRGDTWADVMSIRLSSAQNVAAMEAILKKYNPRFPTSFHFADEEHAAKFRQPRNVAKMITTLATVAIFISCMGLFALASYTAENRRKEIGIRKVLGASATRITSLLVTDFLKLVIIAIIIISPVAWWFMNFFLQKFYYRTPLSLWIPVIAGTSALLIALFTVSSQSIKAALADPVKSLRSE; from the coding sequence ATGCTCAAACACTACCTGAAAACCGCGCTGCGTCACCTATACCAGCAAAAACTGCTTTCCATTATTAATATAGGGGGACTGGCGCTTGGCATGGCCGGCGCTATCCTGTTGATCCTGGGCATACGGCATGAACTCAGCTTCGAAAAGTTCCATGAAAAGAAAGAGCGGATATACAAAGTATATGGGAGCGGTATTGTAGATGGCAGGCTGCAATCATCAAGTACGATGCCTGCGCCGCTGGCGCCGGTGCTGGAAAAGGATTACCCCGGGATCAAAGGCATGACCAGAATAGTCGGCACCGGAAAGCTGCTGGGTTATGGCGATCAGAAGCTGAGCGCATACGGAAATTATGCGGACCCGTATTTTCTGCAGATGTTCACGTTTCCGCTGTTGAAAGGGAATGCCGGTACCGCTTTGGATGACAGGCAATCCATTGTCATTACGGAGAGCCTGGGCAGAAAAATTTTCGGGAAGGGAGATCCGTTCGGGAAGACCATCCAGCTGGACAACAAGGAGCATGTAACTGTAACGGGCATACTAAAAGACCTCCCCGGAAATACCGAGTTCAAATTCGACTACCTGCTGCCCTGGTCGCAATCCGGTATTGGTTATCACTGGGACCATATCAATACCGCTATTTTTGTGGAGCTGCAGCCGTCTGTGGATATTGACGTGATGAATGCGAATATCAAAGATGTGATGGGGCGTTACGATGAGGGCAATAAAACAACGCTGTTCCTCCACCGGCTGGACAAGTTGCATCTCTATGGACAATTCGAGAACGGCAAAGTCGCCGGCGGCAATATCAGCAACCTTCGTTTTCTGGGAATACTGGCCGGCATCATGCTGCTGATAGGATGTATCAATTATATAAATCTCGGAACGGCACGGAGTGAAAAAAGAGCGCGTGAAGTAGGCGTCAGGAAAGTGGCGGGTGCTCCAAAGAAGGTGCTCGTGTTTCAGTTTATCGGCGAATCCGTGCTGTTGGCTTTTTTTGCCGGTTTACTGGCCCTGGTATTTGTGCAGCTGGCGCTGCCGATGTTCAGCGCGATCGTAAAAGCGGACCTCGGTATTGCCTATCGTTCAGCATCCTTCTGGCTGGGGCTTGCGGGCTTTATCATCCTCACCGGTGTACTTGCAGGCAGTTATCCGGCATTTTACCTGTCCTCCTTCAAGCCATCTGCCGTGATGAAAGGGCCGCTGAAAGGCGGCAAGGGCCAGGTTACCCCCCGGAAAATACTGGTCGTGGTACAATTCATGTTTGCCATCTTCCTGATCAACTTCACCATTATCTTCAAGCAGCAGATCAATTTCGGAATGAGCCGGGAGCCAGGCTTCGTCAAGGAAAATCTCGTTTTTCACTATCTCACGGATGATCTGCGCAAGAACTATACCGTTGTAAAAGATGAACTGATCCGTTCCGGCCTGGCGCTATCCGTTTGCCAGTCCAGCACCACGGTAACAAAAAGCACTGCGGGGTTGGGAGGGCTGAAATGGGAAGGTATGAACAACGAAGCCAATACTTCCTTCGGGCTGATCACTACAAGCGGAGATTTTGTAGAAACGAACGGGTTAACACTGATTGCGGGGCGGGATCTCGACGTTGACCGTTATCCGGCAGATACCCGGGCGTGCCTGATCAATGAAGCCGCGGCAAAGGCCATTGGGTTCAAAGATCCTGTGGGCCGTATCATGCTGGATGATTCGGTGCAATGGAAGATCATCGGAGTGGTGAAAGACTTCCTGATCGGTGCGCCTATCGGTAATGTGCAACCACTGATCATCCGGGGGGATACCTGGGCAGACGTGATGAGCATCCGCCTCAGCTCGGCGCAAAACGTTGCGGCCATGGAAGCCATCCTGAAAAAATATAATCCCCGTTTCCCTACATCCTTTCACTTCGCCGATGAAGAACATGCCGCCAAATTCAGGCAACCCCGTAATGTAGCCAAAATGATCACCACCCTCGCCACAGTAGCCATTTTCATTTCCTGTATGGGCCTGTTCGCACTGGCCAGCTACACCGCCGAGAACCGGAGAAAAGAGATCGGTATCCGCAAGGTATTGGGCGCCAGCGCCACCCGCATCACATCGCTGCTGGTAACGGATTTTCTTAAACTCGTGATCATAGCGATCATCATTATCTCTCCTGTTGCATGGTGGTTCATGAATTTCTTTCTGCAGAAATTCTATTACAGAACTCCCCTCAGCTTGTGGATACCGGTAATTGCGGGGACATCGGCGCTGCTTATCGCGCTGTTCACCGTTAGTTCCCAATCCATAAAAGCAGCGTTGGCTGATCCTGTGAAGAGCCTTCGGTCGGAATAA
- a CDS encoding YegP family protein → MGKFVITKSANGEFRFKLKAGNGEPILSSEGYSAKTGCLNGIASVKTNAVIDDRYELKTSSNNKHYFNLKASNGQVIGTSEMYESSSGRDNGIASVKKNAPDAETDDQSE, encoded by the coding sequence ATGGGAAAATTTGTGATCACCAAGAGCGCCAATGGCGAATTCCGTTTCAAACTGAAAGCCGGTAACGGCGAGCCGATCCTCAGCAGTGAAGGTTACTCCGCAAAGACGGGTTGCCTCAACGGTATTGCATCCGTGAAAACAAATGCGGTCATTGATGACCGGTATGAACTAAAAACCTCCAGCAACAACAAACATTATTTCAACCTGAAAGCCTCCAACGGCCAGGTGATCGGCACAAGCGAAATGTATGAAAGCAGTTCCGGCAGGGATAATGGTATAGCATCCGTGAAGAAAAATGCCCCGGACGCTGAAACGGACGATCAATCCGAATAA
- a CDS encoding LacI family DNA-binding transcriptional regulator: MKHVTIRALAQALNLSVSTISKALRDSYEISEETKQRVLELAARLNYMPNPYASSLRGKQSRNIGVVIPEVADSFFSLAINGIESVVKEKGYHVLIYLTHEQFANEQSILREFQGGRVDGVLLSVSRETVSGQHILDLMARDIPVVFFDRTLADVEADKIVTDDFDSGYTATQHLLDKGCRQIAYLTISENLSISAQRMEGYLKALSGHGLRPSRNDIVQCSADSTFNYNQVKKMLQRKKRPDGILASVEKLANPVYQACRELSLAIPEHVKVICFSNLEIATILHPPLTTITQPAFEIGKTAASVLLKALDKKRARPSVQEVIIPSSLIIRESSGR, from the coding sequence ATGAAGCATGTAACCATCAGGGCGCTGGCGCAAGCGTTGAATCTTTCTGTTTCCACCATATCCAAAGCATTGCGGGACAGTTACGAGATCAGTGAGGAAACGAAGCAGCGGGTGCTGGAGCTTGCCGCCAGGCTGAACTACATGCCCAACCCTTATGCCAGCAGCCTGCGGGGCAAGCAAAGCAGGAACATCGGTGTGGTGATCCCCGAGGTGGCGGACAGCTTTTTTTCGCTGGCCATTAACGGTATTGAATCTGTTGTGAAAGAAAAAGGATACCATGTACTGATCTATCTCACGCATGAGCAATTTGCCAATGAACAGTCCATTCTCCGGGAATTCCAGGGCGGCCGGGTAGACGGCGTGCTGCTGTCCGTTTCCCGGGAAACCGTTTCCGGGCAGCACATTCTTGATCTGATGGCCAGGGATATCCCGGTAGTATTCTTTGACAGAACGCTGGCCGATGTGGAGGCGGACAAGATCGTTACCGATGATTTCGACAGCGGATATACCGCAACGCAGCATCTGCTGGATAAAGGGTGCAGGCAGATCGCTTACCTGACCATCTCTGAAAACCTGTCTATCAGCGCACAGCGCATGGAGGGATACCTGAAAGCATTATCCGGTCATGGCCTGCGGCCTTCGCGGAACGACATCGTACAATGCAGCGCAGACAGCACTTTCAATTATAACCAGGTAAAAAAAATGTTGCAGCGGAAGAAACGGCCTGATGGCATTCTGGCATCCGTGGAGAAACTGGCCAACCCCGTTTACCAGGCCTGCCGCGAGCTTTCCCTTGCCATTCCGGAACATGTGAAAGTGATCTGTTTCTCTAACCTGGAGATCGCCACAATACTCCATCCTCCCCTGACCACCATCACCCAGCCCGCTTTCGAGATCGGGAAAACAGCGGCCAGTGTGCTGCTGAAGGCGCTGGACAAGAAACGCGCCAGGCCGTCAGTGCAGGAAGTGATCATTCCTTCTTCGCTGATCATACGGGAATCGAGCGGACGGTGA